A part of Arachis hypogaea cultivar Tifrunner chromosome 12, arahy.Tifrunner.gnm2.J5K5, whole genome shotgun sequence genomic DNA contains:
- the LOC112726493 gene encoding uncharacterized protein, whose amino-acid sequence MKNLQSPEELQSPTQASHEPKSEPPNNHTSDAPVADSGSASASSNDNKKVSRQDIELVQNLIERCLQLYMNKDEVVKTLLTRAKIDPGFTTLVWQKLEEENADFFRAYYIRLKLKKQILLFNHLLEHQYHLMKGPMAAKVPLAPIQNGIHPMPVNNLPMGYPVLQQPPMAAAGQPHMDSMGISSCHVVNGVPAPSNFHPMRMNSGNDMVMDHSGPEMAPVAPPNGAMSSVSDMPVSPTSVASTGHFPFTASEISGMGTDTSALDTAFTSDVATSVGLQLAADGGAGISRSLDQIQWNFSLSDLTADLPNLGDLGALGNYPGSPFLPSDSDILLESPDQQDIVDDFFVNSEPPCSQSDEEKS is encoded by the exons ATGAAGAATTTGCAG AGTCCAGAGGAATTGCAGTCACCAACTCAAGCATCTCATGAGCCGAAGAGCGAACCGCCAAACAATCACACAAGTGATGCTCCCGTTGCCGACTCAGGTTCGGCATCCGCCTCGAGCAATGATAACAAGAAAGTTTCGCGGCAGGATATCGAGCTT GTCCAAAATTTAATAGAAAGGTGCCTACAATTATATATGAACAAAGATGAAGTGGTCAAAACACTACTGACTCGTGCTAAGATAGATCCTGGATTTACAACTCTCG TTTGGCAGAAGTTAGAGGAAGAGAATGCCGATTTCTTCAGGGCGTACTACATCAGGCTTAAATTGAAAAAGCAAATACTCCTGTTTAATCATTTGCTTGAGCATCAGTATCATCTGATGAAGGGTCCCATGGCAGCAAAGGTTCCATTGGCTCCAATACAGAATGGAATCCATCCAATGCCTG TTAACAACCTACCTATGGGATATCCAGTGCTACAACAGCCTCCGATGGCTGCTGCGGGTCAACCTCATATGGACTCTATGGGTATATCGAGCTGCCATGTGGTTAACGGAGTCCCTGCGCCGAGCAATTTTCATCCCATGCGGATGAATTCCGGAAATGA TATGGTGATGGACCACAGTGGTCCCGAGATGGCGCCGGTTGCTCCACCGAATGGTGCAATGTCATCAGTGTCCGACATGCCGGTGAGTCCAACATCTGTAGCATCCACCGGCCATTTCCCCTTCACTGCATCAGAGATATCAGGAATGGGCACGGATACATCGGCTCTTGACACAGCTTTTACATCGGATGTCGCTACTTCGGTAGGGCTACAGCTTGCGGCAGACGGTGGTGCCGGAATCTCGAGATCACTTGATCAAATTCAGTGGAATTTTAGCCTGTCTGATCTAACAGCTGATTTGCCAAACTTGGGAG aTCTAGGAGCTTTGGGAAATTATCCCGGTTCACCATTTTTGCCATCTGATTCAGACATTTTGCTAGAATCTCCAGACCAACAGGATATag tggATGACTTCTTTGTTAATTCTGAGCCACCATGCTCCCAATCAGATGAGGAGAAATCTTAA